In Deferrivibrio essentukiensis, a single window of DNA contains:
- a CDS encoding molybdenum cofactor biosynthesis protein MoaE: protein MNLKVYLTDKNIDYMKEYDNFYENLDDSTGTILIHHGKAKYPGKYIENYTEINLFLKDEKALEVLREESEKIYKEYNLNKLFVIHRIGKIKKNDSILFLACEAKDRIGAFDGVRALLEFIKAENLIGLEEI from the coding sequence ATGAATCTAAAAGTTTATCTGACTGACAAAAATATCGATTATATGAAAGAGTATGACAATTTTTATGAAAACTTGGACGACTCAACCGGGACAATTTTAATCCACCACGGCAAGGCAAAATATCCGGGGAAATATATAGAAAATTACACTGAAATAAACCTTTTTTTGAAAGATGAAAAAGCTCTTGAAGTTTTAAGGGAAGAATCTGAAAAAATCTACAAGGAATATAATCTAAACAAACTGTTTGTAATACACCGGATAGGCAAAATTAAGAAAAATGATTCGATACTGTTTCTCGCATGTGAGGCAAAAGATAGAATTGGCGCTTTTGACGGGGTAAGAGCGCTTTTGGAATTTATAAAAGCAGAAAATCTAATCGGATTAGAAGAGATTTAG
- the ruvB gene encoding Holliday junction branch migration DNA helicase RuvB — translation MDKNEIFDGKRAEEDILNQTIRPKLFKDYIGQEKLIENLKIFVEAAKKRDDSLDHCLFYGPPGLGKTTLANIIANEMGVGIKSTSGPVIEKPGDLAAILTNLNDGDVLFIDEIHRLNATVEEILYPAMEDYALDIIIGQGPAARTIKIDLAKFTLVGATTRIGLLSSPLRDRFGVTFRLDFYDINNLKQIILRGAGVLGVKITDDAAVEIARRSRGTPRIAHRILRRIRDFAEVLNDGVINLEIAKDGLKRLEIDEEGLDNSDRRYLLSIIEKYDGGPVGLDTIAATISEEKDTVEDVIEQYLIYRGFIKKTPRGRVVTRFAYDHLKISVNTQKTIEDFIQE, via the coding sequence ATGGATAAAAATGAAATTTTTGATGGCAAAAGAGCTGAAGAAGATATTTTGAATCAGACAATCAGGCCTAAACTTTTTAAAGATTATATCGGTCAGGAAAAGCTAATTGAAAACTTAAAAATATTTGTGGAAGCGGCAAAAAAAAGGGATGATAGTCTTGACCATTGCCTTTTTTACGGACCACCGGGCCTTGGAAAAACAACTTTGGCAAACATTATTGCCAATGAGATGGGGGTAGGGATTAAATCTACAAGTGGCCCTGTAATTGAAAAGCCGGGGGATTTGGCGGCTATTTTGACTAATTTGAATGATGGTGATGTACTTTTTATTGATGAGATACATAGATTGAATGCAACGGTTGAGGAGATTTTATACCCTGCAATGGAAGATTATGCACTGGATATTATAATCGGGCAGGGGCCTGCTGCAAGGACAATTAAAATAGACTTGGCTAAGTTTACGCTTGTTGGAGCAACTACCAGGATTGGACTATTGTCATCCCCATTGAGGGATAGGTTTGGGGTTACATTTAGATTGGATTTTTACGATATTAATAATTTAAAGCAGATTATTTTGCGCGGGGCAGGTGTTCTTGGAGTGAAAATTACAGATGATGCAGCTGTTGAAATAGCAAGGAGAAGCAGGGGGACGCCACGGATTGCTCACCGCATATTGAGAAGGATACGAGATTTTGCGGAAGTTTTAAATGACGGTGTAATTAATCTTGAAATTGCAAAGGATGGTCTTAAAAGGCTTGAAATAGATGAAGAAGGGCTTGATAACTCTGATAGGCGTTATCTGCTTTCAATAATAGAAAAATATGATGGTGGTCCGGTGGGGCTTGATACAATAGCGGCAACTATTTCTGAAGAGAAAGACACAGTCGAAGATGTGATAGAGCAATATCTTATTTATCGAGGATTTATTAAAAAGACTCCAAGGGGAAGGGTAGTAACTCGTTTTGCTTACGACCATTTAAAAATTTCAGTGAATACTCAAAAAACAATAGAAGACTTTATTCAGGAATAA
- a CDS encoding enoyl-ACP reductase FabI, whose protein sequence is MGLLDGKKAVIFGVANNRSIAYAIAKKFKEEGAELGFTFAGEALKKRVIPISEELGGKFCVQCDVTKDEDIKKTFDIVKEQFGKIDILIHSVAYAPAEELKGKYVNTSREGFRIALDISAYSLVALCKAAEDLFSNDASVIAMTYYGSEKVIQNYNVMGVAKAALEASVRYLANDLGEKGVKVNAISAGPIKTLAASGVSGLKSIFATVAEKAPLRKNITADDVAGTATYLASNLSNGVTGEVIFVDSGYNILGI, encoded by the coding sequence ATGGGACTATTAGATGGTAAAAAAGCTGTTATATTTGGTGTGGCTAATAACAGGTCTATAGCGTATGCGATAGCTAAAAAGTTTAAAGAGGAAGGTGCTGAGCTCGGATTTACTTTTGCTGGGGAGGCATTAAAAAAGCGTGTAATCCCAATATCTGAAGAGCTCGGTGGGAAGTTTTGCGTGCAGTGTGATGTTACTAAAGATGAAGATATCAAAAAAACATTTGATATTGTGAAAGAGCAATTTGGTAAAATCGATATTTTAATTCATTCTGTGGCATATGCGCCGGCGGAAGAATTGAAAGGGAAATATGTAAACACTTCAAGAGAAGGTTTTAGAATTGCACTTGATATCAGTGCATATTCTTTGGTGGCACTTTGTAAAGCTGCTGAAGACTTGTTTAGTAACGATGCAAGCGTAATTGCAATGACTTATTACGGCTCTGAAAAAGTTATTCAAAATTATAATGTAATGGGTGTTGCAAAGGCTGCTTTGGAGGCATCAGTCAGATATTTGGCAAACGATTTGGGTGAAAAGGGTGTGAAGGTAAATGCAATTTCCGCCGGTCCGATTAAAACACTTGCCGCAAGCGGTGTTTCAGGACTAAAATCAATATTTGCAACAGTGGCAGAAAAGGCACCTCTCAGAAAAAATATTACTGCGGACGATGTGGCCGGCACAGCAACTTACCTTGCATCAAACCTTTCAAATGGCGTAACAGGCGAAGTTATTTTTGTAGATTCCGGATACAATATATTGGGGATTTAG
- the fliG gene encoding flagellar motor switch protein FliG, with product MADTQNMTGIKKAAMLLITLGEELSSKILGELDDDEVQDISREIALTKMVDPDTMEAVVEEFYNMLLAKKFISKGGLDYAKSVLTKSLGPERARKIIDRLTKLLEQSSGFEFLTKIEPKQLAKFIQNEHPQTIALILAHLDPTQAAESLAELPEDLKAEVAIRIANLQDISPSVVKTLSKVLEERFESISSYNVEVGGVKSVAEIFNRMDRTTSKQTLERLEKDAPELVASIRDMMFVFEDIKRLGQQAIQEILKRADKNTLTLALKGADEELKNRFFESMSKRAVETMKEEMDYMGPVKLKDVEKAQHEIVEIVRELDEEGVVSISGGDEEQYV from the coding sequence ATGGCTGATACTCAAAATATGACAGGTATTAAAAAGGCTGCTATGCTTCTGATAACATTAGGAGAGGAGCTTTCTTCCAAAATTTTGGGAGAGCTTGATGATGACGAAGTTCAAGATATTTCCAGGGAGATAGCCCTTACAAAAATGGTTGACCCTGATACAATGGAAGCAGTTGTGGAAGAGTTTTACAATATGCTTTTGGCTAAGAAATTCATAAGTAAAGGTGGTCTTGATTATGCTAAAAGTGTATTGACAAAATCTCTCGGTCCTGAAAGGGCAAGAAAAATTATAGACAGATTAACTAAATTATTAGAACAATCTTCAGGCTTTGAATTTCTTACAAAAATAGAACCAAAACAGTTAGCAAAATTCATACAAAATGAGCACCCTCAGACTATTGCCTTGATACTTGCTCATCTTGATCCAACTCAGGCGGCTGAGTCTTTGGCAGAGCTTCCTGAAGATTTGAAGGCAGAGGTGGCTATACGGATTGCTAACCTTCAAGACATTTCACCGTCAGTAGTTAAGACCCTTTCTAAAGTGCTTGAAGAAAGATTTGAGTCCATTAGCTCCTATAATGTAGAGGTAGGTGGAGTTAAGTCGGTAGCAGAAATTTTTAACCGTATGGACAGGACTACAAGTAAGCAGACGCTTGAAAGGCTTGAAAAAGATGCTCCGGAGCTTGTGGCAAGCATTAGAGATATGATGTTTGTGTTTGAAGATATTAAGCGCCTTGGACAGCAGGCTATTCAGGAGATTTTAAAGAGAGCTGACAAAAACACACTTACACTTGCACTTAAAGGGGCTGATGAAGAGCTTAAAAATAGGTTTTTTGAATCTATGTCAAAACGAGCTGTTGAGACAATGAAGGAAGAGATGGACTACATGGGTCCTGTGAAGCTTAAAGATGTGGAAAAAGCTCAACATGAGATTGTTGAAATAGTAAGAGAACTTGATGAGGAAGGTGTTGTCAGTATTTCAGGTGGCGATGAAGAGCAATATGTTTAG
- a CDS encoding FliH/SctL family protein: MPKKIIKSSTTGKVQTYSFKTFTSAERGVKKFPFKELTSFSAANNPDSIERLKVESGGEIKDVKPVFDEKLLKEAEKKGYEKGFQEGLKKGKNEALSEQKTKYEAEKKDYLNMLTSEYEKVNNTLSEIKKSIDELDESLPKLIVSFITEIIGVERKVNDKLIESVIKNILDKLKEYSDVTFIVSPSDKETVEDMNLGYDIETDPNILKGGLKVKTNIGMIDFTIDSLIKEFKELLYEEFKSS; the protein is encoded by the coding sequence ATGCCTAAAAAGATTATAAAGTCATCAACGACCGGTAAAGTTCAGACATATTCATTTAAAACATTTACTTCAGCGGAGAGAGGGGTTAAAAAATTTCCCTTTAAAGAGCTTACATCTTTCAGTGCAGCTAATAATCCTGACAGTATAGAAAGGTTAAAAGTTGAGTCAGGTGGAGAAATAAAAGATGTGAAGCCTGTTTTTGATGAAAAATTGCTGAAAGAGGCAGAAAAAAAAGGATATGAAAAGGGTTTTCAAGAAGGGCTTAAGAAGGGTAAAAATGAGGCTTTGTCAGAACAGAAAACTAAGTATGAAGCCGAGAAAAAGGATTACCTGAACATGCTTACAAGTGAATATGAAAAGGTAAACAACACATTGTCAGAAATAAAGAAGAGTATAGATGAGCTTGATGAAAGCCTGCCCAAATTGATCGTTTCCTTTATAACAGAAATAATAGGTGTTGAAAGAAAGGTAAATGATAAACTGATAGAAAGTGTTATAAAAAATATATTGGATAAATTAAAAGAGTATAGTGATGTTACGTTTATTGTTTCACCTTCAGATAAAGAGACAGTGGAAGATATGAATTTGGGTTATGATATTGAGACAGATCCAAATATTTTAAAAGGCGGTTTGAAAGTTAAAACCAATATAGGGATGATAGATTTTACAATCGATAGTCTTATAAAAGAATTTAAAGAACTGCTTTATGAAGAATTTAAGAGTTCTTAA
- the flgC gene encoding flagellar basal body rod protein FlgC, with protein sequence MSFFDVMKLSATGLSAQRIRINVISANLANANTTRGENGEPYRRKDVIFEQVLEGEMAGGVKVQDVIEDDKPFILKFEPGHPDADEEGYVRYPNVNPVEEMVNMLEAQRSYESNLTVLNTAKQLALRALEIGRA encoded by the coding sequence ATGAGTTTTTTTGATGTAATGAAATTATCTGCGACAGGATTGTCTGCTCAAAGAATAAGAATTAATGTAATTTCCGCCAATCTTGCCAATGCCAATACTACGAGGGGTGAAAATGGCGAGCCTTACAGAAGAAAGGATGTGATTTTTGAGCAAGTGTTGGAAGGTGAGATGGCTGGGGGAGTTAAGGTGCAAGACGTTATTGAGGATGACAAACCTTTTATATTGAAATTTGAGCCGGGGCATCCTGATGCCGATGAAGAAGGGTATGTGAGATATCCCAATGTTAATCCCGTGGAGGAAATGGTTAATATGCTTGAGGCACAAAGGAGTTATGAGTCTAATTTAACTGTTTTAAATACTGCAAAGCAGCTTGCCTTAAGAGCGCTTGAAATTGGCAGGGCTTAA
- the radA gene encoding DNA repair protein RadA, with product MVKKKTNYICQSCGAVAPKWTGKCPECGAWNSFVEEVIEDVTTKKAYSFENRPILLSEIRGLEVDRTTSGINEFDQVLGGGIVKGSVVLIGGEPGIGKSTIMLQIASKLSDLQKSVLYLSGEESASQIKLRAERLKVNSSNVSILSTTNINDLFGNLEENIFDFIFIDSIQTVYSKDLNSSAGTVGQIRYVTQLLVELAKSRGITVFLVGQVTKDGAIAGPKVLEHLVDTVLYFEGDYTRGIRILRAVKNRFGSTNEVGLFEMKSEGLKEITTLAFINSSETAPGRAMAVTLEGTRPIVIEIQSLVSNTYFNFSKRNVNGMDLNRLHMLIAILEKKVGANLGQTDVFVNIAGGLKINEPGADMAVVAAIMSSFREISLPLNVAFIGEVGLTGELRSVSSMNFRINECKKMGISKVYLPADYDDSVEGIEIVKFKKVDEFLNYIF from the coding sequence ATGGTGAAAAAGAAGACTAATTATATTTGTCAAAGCTGCGGCGCTGTTGCACCTAAATGGACGGGAAAATGTCCTGAGTGCGGCGCATGGAATAGTTTTGTAGAGGAAGTTATTGAAGATGTTACCACAAAAAAAGCTTACAGTTTTGAAAACAGACCTATTTTGCTCAGTGAAATAAGAGGGCTTGAGGTCGATAGGACAACATCCGGAATAAATGAATTTGATCAAGTGCTTGGTGGTGGGATAGTTAAAGGGTCTGTTGTTTTGATAGGTGGTGAGCCAGGTATCGGTAAATCTACCATAATGCTTCAGATTGCTTCAAAACTTTCTGATTTACAAAAATCGGTACTTTACTTAAGTGGAGAAGAATCCGCTTCTCAGATTAAGCTTAGAGCAGAAAGGTTAAAGGTTAATAGTAGTAATGTGTCAATTTTATCAACTACAAATATAAATGACCTATTTGGCAATTTAGAAGAAAATATTTTCGATTTTATATTTATAGATTCTATTCAAACAGTTTATTCAAAGGATTTGAATTCGTCAGCAGGCACTGTCGGGCAAATACGATATGTTACTCAGCTGCTTGTGGAGCTTGCAAAATCAAGAGGCATAACTGTATTTTTGGTAGGACAGGTGACAAAGGATGGAGCTATCGCAGGCCCGAAAGTCCTTGAACACTTAGTTGATACTGTTTTGTATTTTGAAGGGGATTATACGAGAGGTATTAGAATACTTCGTGCCGTAAAAAACAGATTTGGCTCTACAAATGAAGTGGGGCTTTTTGAGATGAAGAGTGAGGGGTTAAAAGAGATTACTACACTTGCTTTTATTAATTCATCTGAGACAGCTCCGGGAAGGGCTATGGCTGTGACATTGGAAGGCACAAGACCGATTGTTATCGAGATTCAATCTCTTGTGTCAAACACTTATTTCAACTTTTCCAAAAGAAATGTAAACGGTATGGATTTAAACAGATTACATATGTTGATAGCGATTTTGGAAAAGAAGGTTGGGGCAAATTTGGGACAGACCGATGTATTTGTAAATATTGCAGGCGGCCTTAAAATTAATGAGCCGGGTGCTGATATGGCTGTGGTAGCGGCAATAATGTCATCTTTTAGAGAAATTTCATTACCTTTAAATGTTGCCTTTATTGGTGAAGTTGGACTGACAGGTGAGCTAAGGTCTGTTTCCTCGATGAATTTCAGGATAAATGAGTGTAAAAAAATGGGGATTTCAAAGGTATATTTACCTGCGGATTATGATGATTCGGTAGAAGGGATAGAGATAGTTAAATTTAAGAAGGTTGATGAGTTTTTAAATTATATATTTTAG
- the flgB gene encoding flagellar basal body rod protein FlgB, whose protein sequence is MKFLNTGLINDLSTALNVSSLKNKVIAENIANIDTPGYKSKNIDFKKAMQEYFSGGQKLSLKTTDEKHIKSSGSSAGFINTEFRNSPSLRNDGNDVNIDLEMYELSANGVLYSELSQLTGYQFTKLKTAITGR, encoded by the coding sequence ATGAAATTTTTAAACACCGGATTGATAAATGATTTAAGTACGGCACTAAACGTGTCATCATTAAAAAATAAGGTAATAGCGGAAAATATAGCAAATATAGATACACCAGGCTATAAGTCAAAAAATATAGATTTTAAAAAAGCTATGCAGGAATATTTTTCTGGTGGGCAAAAATTATCACTTAAAACTACTGATGAAAAGCATATAAAAAGCAGTGGTAGCAGTGCAGGTTTTATTAATACCGAATTTAGGAATAGTCCTTCACTGAGGAATGATGGAAATGATGTAAATATAGATTTGGAAATGTATGAATTATCAGCTAATGGGGTTTTATATTCGGAGTTATCCCAGTTAACAGGTTATCAGTTTACAAAACTAAAAACCGCTATAACAGGTAGATAG
- the fliF gene encoding flagellar basal-body MS-ring/collar protein FliF, whose translation MTLKDIYSQFLEVFSKMNLMQKVSIVGAVFAVIISSIVLIVWANKPVYKTLYYNLNQQDAASVIEKLKERQVPYQLKDSGRTIEVPQNFVYETRIELAKEGVPSGGGAGFELFDKTSFGMTEFVQNVNYQRALQGELARTIASLNEVKEARVHLTIPKERLFISEESEAKAAVILNLNGPIDRGQVKAIASLVAGAVKGLKLENVQIVDTQGRLLSDFLNEDNLGVMLSQTQLEYTKKRESYLKNKVSSLLDSVLGAGNAVVQVSLEMDFNKEEVTKEEYDPNPVLRSQQSTEVSSTNSKNVPQGVPGVQSNLAEPDITGNSGNSQYSKTDEVQNFEVGKTVTKQLKSPGEIKRLTVAVVLNDKVVIEEVNGKKVQKFVPRTTEEVERIKNLVANAVGFNENRGDKIEVSNVSFDTTASASEVTIAKRQMYIDYALKGAKYLSAVLVFLLFYLLVFKRIIKRLGEVKETKYGTLAAVGGGAAAGKGEGLNLLVDDDIKFPKTLEELEKEIESELDESVPMDVDSVKAKVMLKKIEESANEDPEMIANLIKAWIREGGA comes from the coding sequence ATGACTTTAAAAGATATTTATTCGCAGTTTCTTGAAGTTTTTTCAAAAATGAATCTGATGCAAAAGGTCTCCATTGTGGGAGCTGTTTTTGCAGTAATTATTTCATCCATTGTTCTTATCGTCTGGGCAAACAAGCCTGTTTACAAGACCCTTTATTATAATTTAAATCAACAAGATGCCGCATCTGTTATAGAAAAGTTAAAGGAAAGGCAAGTGCCTTACCAGTTGAAAGATAGTGGTAGGACTATAGAGGTTCCTCAAAATTTTGTATATGAAACAAGGATTGAACTGGCAAAAGAGGGTGTTCCAAGCGGTGGCGGGGCAGGATTTGAACTGTTTGACAAGACAAGCTTTGGGATGACTGAATTTGTCCAGAATGTAAACTATCAAAGAGCATTGCAGGGTGAGTTGGCAAGGACAATCGCAAGCCTGAATGAAGTGAAAGAGGCAAGGGTACATCTTACTATCCCTAAGGAGAGACTTTTTATAAGTGAGGAAAGTGAAGCTAAGGCAGCGGTCATCTTAAATTTAAATGGCCCTATCGATAGAGGTCAGGTAAAAGCTATTGCGTCCCTTGTAGCCGGCGCAGTAAAAGGTCTAAAACTTGAAAATGTTCAGATAGTAGATACTCAGGGCAGACTTTTAAGTGATTTTTTGAATGAAGATAATCTGGGTGTAATGCTTAGTCAGACTCAGCTTGAATATACAAAGAAAAGGGAGTCATATTTAAAAAATAAAGTTTCAAGTCTTCTTGACAGTGTGTTGGGAGCAGGTAATGCAGTAGTACAGGTAAGCCTTGAAATGGATTTCAATAAAGAAGAAGTCACTAAAGAGGAGTATGACCCTAACCCGGTGCTTAGGTCTCAGCAGTCTACGGAAGTGTCAAGTACTAACTCAAAAAATGTGCCACAAGGTGTACCAGGTGTTCAATCAAACTTGGCAGAGCCTGATATTACTGGAAATAGTGGTAATTCCCAATACAGTAAGACGGATGAGGTACAAAATTTTGAGGTTGGTAAGACCGTTACAAAGCAGTTAAAAAGTCCTGGTGAGATAAAAAGGCTTACTGTTGCTGTTGTCTTAAATGATAAGGTAGTTATTGAAGAGGTAAATGGTAAAAAAGTTCAAAAATTTGTACCGCGAACTACAGAAGAGGTGGAAAGAATCAAAAATCTTGTTGCTAATGCTGTTGGTTTTAACGAGAATAGAGGTGATAAAATAGAGGTATCAAATGTTTCTTTTGATACTACCGCTTCGGCTAGTGAGGTGACTATAGCTAAAAGGCAAATGTACATAGATTACGCACTTAAAGGTGCCAAATATTTGTCTGCTGTCTTGGTATTTTTACTTTTTTATCTCCTTGTGTTTAAAAGGATTATAAAAAGGCTTGGCGAGGTTAAGGAAACAAAATATGGCACACTTGCAGCAGTAGGTGGCGGGGCAGCGGCTGGAAAAGGTGAAGGGCTAAATCTGTTGGTAGATGATGATATAAAGTTTCCAAAAACACTTGAGGAGCTTGAAAAAGAGATAGAATCCGAGCTTGATGAAAGCGTGCCAATGGATGTTGATTCTGTTAAAGCAAAGGTTATGCTCAAAAAGATTGAAGAGTCAGCAAATGAAGACCCTGAAATGATAGCAAATCTTATAAAAGCGTGGATAAGAGAGGGCGGAGCTTAA
- a CDS encoding FapA family protein, translating to MLDMEFADRYITKDFLGDSPAGKYFAGEDKKFNRKVLIKILDNANEDTNKDIEKRFDNLTKLSGQLIHPNILTTIDYFKTDDKLVSVHEYIDPNRTMLDLKKISLLSMQEKLKIAINLADALDFCHKIGFFHNNILMDSLYLNDNINIKIDHCGLKRVVKNETLYSELGIESKTPLFYPPEYFKKSYNHYSVDIFQYGCFLYTLFVEIYPFGEEISEENIRKLKNLEYFDPSCFADVNKNIISIIKTCLNKNPEERFRNFTDILFELKDAEDEKKIKAAGYSFKIKDNKTFMIVPKGYKADIEEIEKKLISQNIYNYDINKIKYAILYSNGKEIEIGENFKKIDPTLFEQTEIEINKDATKAFFVKKKTLQLTPEEITFILKKNGIKHGIVPENIQKIIDSEPEQSILIAEATPPEDGLDSYFVYFFEKDNVLKPTIENDIADFKNISVFQEVKKNEILCLKIPFTLGKDGKDVFGRPIKAKPGKDFKMPAGKNTYISSDGCKLMSTIDGLIDYQNSKINVKEVIIIHGDVDYSTGNIKYHGDVIIKGDILPDFSVKAGGDIKIFGVVEGGYIESEKGSISVKSGIFGKEKSEVIAFKDIGAEFIQDCKVVAGQDVSVKDYVRNSSVTCGRSFICTKGIGQVDGCTITAKRFILINIAGTKPYVKTSLIINRLDKFKLKAERKELLEKLKTVENSIIAVKNNLKNLIIKHGDIEDLLMNSEYKLLSEKLKLLEDLSGSINEKLRINEDNITYVSSSTNEFIAIKKAIYPDVILRIGNLSFKNEEEIFSNIKAEVEEGQIKLKVK from the coding sequence ATGTTAGATATGGAATTCGCAGACAGATATATAACAAAAGACTTTTTGGGAGATTCCCCTGCGGGAAAATATTTTGCCGGTGAAGATAAGAAATTTAACAGAAAAGTATTAATCAAGATTCTCGACAATGCTAATGAAGATACCAATAAAGATATTGAGAAGCGTTTTGACAACCTAACAAAGCTCTCCGGGCAACTTATCCATCCCAATATCTTAACAACAATAGATTATTTCAAAACGGATGATAAACTTGTGTCTGTTCACGAATATATTGACCCAAACCGCACAATGCTTGATTTAAAAAAGATTTCTCTACTCTCAATGCAGGAAAAGCTTAAAATTGCAATAAACCTCGCCGATGCATTGGATTTTTGTCACAAAATAGGTTTTTTCCATAATAATATTTTGATGGATTCCCTTTATCTAAATGACAATATTAACATAAAAATAGACCACTGCGGATTAAAAAGGGTGGTAAAAAACGAAACCCTTTACAGTGAGCTCGGCATAGAATCAAAAACGCCATTATTTTACCCTCCTGAATATTTCAAAAAAAGCTACAACCATTACTCTGTAGATATTTTTCAGTACGGCTGTTTTCTATATACTCTGTTTGTGGAAATTTACCCTTTCGGAGAAGAGATTTCCGAAGAAAATATAAGAAAATTAAAAAATCTTGAATATTTTGACCCATCTTGTTTTGCAGATGTAAACAAGAATATAATCAGTATCATTAAAACATGTCTTAACAAAAATCCGGAAGAAAGATTTAGAAACTTTACTGATATACTATTTGAGCTCAAAGATGCAGAAGATGAAAAAAAGATAAAAGCTGCAGGTTACAGTTTTAAAATAAAAGACAATAAGACTTTTATGATTGTGCCTAAAGGGTACAAAGCCGATATTGAGGAGATAGAAAAAAAACTTATATCTCAAAATATATACAATTATGACATCAACAAAATCAAGTATGCTATCCTTTACTCTAACGGAAAAGAGATTGAAATCGGTGAAAACTTCAAAAAAATTGACCCTACACTTTTTGAACAAACCGAAATTGAGATTAATAAAGACGCTACTAAAGCTTTTTTTGTCAAGAAGAAAACTTTACAACTGACACCTGAGGAAATAACTTTTATACTCAAAAAAAATGGTATCAAACACGGAATAGTGCCTGAAAATATACAAAAAATTATCGATTCAGAGCCTGAGCAGTCAATCCTTATTGCTGAAGCTACCCCACCTGAAGATGGGCTTGATTCTTATTTTGTCTACTTTTTTGAGAAAGATAATGTACTTAAACCAACTATAGAAAATGATATAGCAGATTTTAAAAATATATCGGTATTCCAAGAAGTTAAAAAAAATGAGATATTATGTTTGAAAATTCCATTTACTTTGGGAAAAGATGGAAAAGATGTTTTTGGAAGACCTATAAAAGCAAAACCCGGAAAAGATTTTAAAATGCCTGCAGGCAAAAATACTTATATCTCAAGTGATGGGTGTAAGTTAATGTCCACCATTGACGGACTTATAGATTATCAGAATTCAAAAATTAATGTTAAAGAAGTGATTATAATCCACGGAGATGTAGACTATTCTACCGGCAACATAAAATATCATGGAGATGTAATAATAAAGGGTGATATTCTTCCAGACTTCTCAGTTAAAGCAGGTGGAGATATCAAAATATTTGGTGTCGTTGAGGGAGGATACATAGAATCTGAAAAAGGTTCGATTTCGGTCAAATCCGGAATATTTGGCAAAGAAAAATCAGAGGTAATCGCATTTAAAGATATTGGTGCTGAATTTATTCAGGACTGTAAAGTTGTAGCCGGTCAAGATGTTAGTGTAAAAGATTATGTCAGAAATTCTAGCGTAACCTGCGGGAGAAGCTTTATTTGTACAAAAGGTATTGGGCAGGTTGACGGATGTACAATTACCGCAAAAAGGTTTATTCTGATTAATATAGCAGGAACAAAGCCTTATGTAAAAACATCTCTCATAATTAACAGGCTTGATAAATTCAAGCTCAAAGCTGAAAGAAAAGAACTATTGGAAAAACTAAAAACGGTAGAAAATAGTATCATTGCCGTAAAAAACAATCTTAAAAATCTCATAATAAAGCATGGGGATATAGAAGATTTGCTTATGAATAGCGAATATAAGCTCTTATCGGAAAAATTAAAACTACTCGAAGATTTATCAGGCTCCATCAATGAAAAATTAAGAATAAATGAGGACAATATAACATATGTAAGCTCTTCAACTAATGAATTTATTGCCATTAAAAAGGCTATTTACCCTGATGTTATATTAAGAATTGGTAATCTATCATTTAAAAATGAAGAGGAAATTTTCAGCAACATTAAAGCAGAAGTTGAAGAAGGACAAATAAAATTAAAGGTGAAATAG
- the fliE gene encoding flagellar hook-basal body complex protein FliE has translation MAEINRIDFLLPNKLDTEKKSESKGSESNVNFGDLLKDALKDVNDAQLNADEAIKKVLNGETQNIHETMIALQKADVSLKLMMEVRNKLLEAYQEIMRTQV, from the coding sequence ATGGCTGAGATTAACAGAATAGATTTTTTGTTGCCAAACAAACTTGATACTGAAAAAAAGAGTGAATCTAAAGGCAGTGAGAGTAACGTTAACTTTGGAGATTTGCTTAAAGATGCACTCAAGGATGTAAATGATGCTCAGCTTAATGCAGATGAGGCGATAAAAAAAGTATTAAACGGAGAGACACAAAATATACATGAAACCATGATAGCTTTGCAAAAGGCCGATGTTTCTTTGAAACTTATGATGGAAGTAAGGAATAAGCTTTTGGAAGCTTATCAGGAGATAATGAGGACTCAGGTATAA